The window AAGCGGGTCGGGGCTTGACCGTACGGTCTCCCTCAGGCGCGGATAAAGCTCCAGGGCCGCCCGGGTGGAGCGCGCCTTCACCTCCCGGAAGGGGTCCCTGCCCAGCCTCTGGCGTATCCGCCGGTGCATGAGCGTGGTGGCGTGGGCGGGGGACTTCCCCATGTCCGCGGTGCCGAGCACGGCGAGGACGTCCCCCGCCACCTGCTCCCTCACACCCGGGTCCGCCCCGGCCATGTCCAGGGCGCGCTCCGTCTGCCTGAGAAAGCAGCGGCGGCACTCCGGCTGGACAGTCATCTCCTTTCCGTCAAGAAACCCGCGCATCTGGATATTTTATCACGAAAGGCCGGAGGGAACGTACCGCCCGATATAATCCCTCAGTTGTGATTTTACACACTGAGGCTCATCCTTCGAATGGGCATACTTAGTGCTAGGGGTATTATAGTGAAGATAAAACTAAGAGTGAAGAAAGTGATAGCCATACGCATGGCGCTCTTATGCACCGGCCTGTCTATCATTGCCTGCTCAGCGATGATAAAGAAGAATGTAATCAAATCAGACATGACAAGGGAAGACGTGCAAAACATCATCACGTGTTCAGATGATTTAATGATTCTAACCGGGCCTTCTCAGTTTCGGCAGGGATGCTCAATCATGTCCGGAGGTGTGAAATTCTTATTGGCATTTGATGAAAGTGGACATCTTTTGAAAATACTTACAAATAGTCGTGAATACCGCCTGCCAAACGGATTGCATGTCGGTTCTACCCTTGCAGAGATTAAGCAGAACTATAATGAATACAAAATCACTGCACCTACAGGTTATGGAAGGCTCGTAGTCATTGAGAACCAAGGCGTGGCTTTCGGATTCTCATGGAAAGAGGGAAGCCCCTGTGCAGCGGAAGTCTTGGATACGGATGAAGTGGCATGGCTGGAATTGTCCGAGATAGAATTGCAATGAGCCTGCATAGGTATCTTGCTGGAGCTTTCTAACATGACGGACGGGCCGGGCAATGCAGCGGTATTTTTTGTCAGGATTCTAAGTCGCACATAGAGCTTGCGACATGCCATTAATGAGCATTGGATTAGAAAATATAGTTTACGGGCTCTTTGGCATGATATTTGGGTGCATACTAGTTTTCTTAAACAAGCCTCTTGCACTCTTCGCCTTGGAATACCAGAACACATTATGGGGGTTCCGCTTCGACGTCAGTAAGATCAAATCCACTCGTATAATCTTTATAATCACCGGAACCGGTTTCATTATCGTTGGACTTTTATCTTTATTGCACATAATTCAGTTTAGATAAAAATGAATAACTATTCTTGGCATCAACCTGCCCATGAGGTAACATAAGTGAATTTATCTTTACGAAGAAGCAGGTTCATTTATGCCGATATTCCTGGGAGGAACAGATACTGAAACAGAAGTTAAGGAGCGCTCAAAACGAAAGGTAAATGTGAGCAAGAAACAAATACTTCTGTTGGTTGCTGTTATTTTAGTGTTGATGATTGCACTATTTATGCCTCGCGCGAAACGTTTTATGGATATAGATAAATGTTTGGACAGAGGCAGTCGCTGGAATTACGAAAAAAACATTTGTGAATCATTAAAAGGACGAGTAAAGGTTTCCCCTCTCTCCTCCCCCACCGGGGTATAATAAATTATCCACACGCCTTAAGGGGAGGTACGAGATGAAGCTTCTCAAGAGGATTCTCGGGGTGTCCAAGCCCCCCGACCCGGAGCAAATCCGCACGGCGATACGGAAGAAGTACGCGGAGGTCTCCCGCTCGGCGAAGGGCAAGTTCAAGTATCCCACGGGACGCGAGGGCGCCAGGGCTCTGGGGTACGACCCGGCTCTCTTGGCCGAAATGCCCGGGGGGATGGTGGAGAGCTTCTGCGGCGTGGGAAACCCCTTCACCCTGGGCCCGATACATCCCGGCGAGCGGGTGCTCGATGTGGGCTGCGGCGCTGGGTTCGACCTTTTCGTGGCGGCCCGGATGGTAGGCCCCGAAGGAGGGGTCTCGGGCGTGGACCTCACCGCGGAGATGGTCGAGCAAGCCCGGGCGAACCTCGAGCAGAGGGACGTCTCCCACGGCGAGGTCCGCCAGGGGAGCGCCGAGGACATCCCTTACGCCGACGCCACATTCGACGTGGTCATCTCAAACGGCGTGCTCAACCTCTCGCCCCAGAAGGAAAAGAGTTTTAGAGAAATCCATCGGGTCCTCAAACCCGGCGGAAGGCTTCAGTTCGCCGACATGGTCCTCAGGGGCGACCTCCCCCGGAAGGTCGCCGGAAACCTCGATGCCTGGTCCGATTGAGTGGGCGGCGCGGTCCTCGTGGAGGACCTTCTCTCCCTCATCCGAAGCGTGGGCTTCGAGGACGTGGAGTTCACGGGAAAGACCGGCATGTCCACCTCGAAATTCACGGAAGGGGCCCTTTTCCGCGCCAGGAAAGGGGCATAGGGCCGGGCCTTATCGAAGCATCCCACGGGCAAGAAGCAGCGCTACGAGCCCCCCGCGCTGACAACCCTTCCGCGCCGCACCTATTCCCCGAGTTCGGAAACGAAAGGCAAGGCTTTTTCAGTCTCTCGTTCTGGCGATTCCTTACTTGATGCTGACCAGCTTCACGGTGAAGGTCACGCTCTTTCCCGCCAGGGGGTGGTTGAGGTCCAGGGTGACGGTGTTCTCCCCCACCTCGGCCACGGTCACGGGACGGGTCTCCCCCGTTTTGGTGTGCACCATCAGGCGCATGCCCACTTCCGGCTCCAGGTCTCCCAGGTTCTCCCGGGGCACCTCCACCCTGGCCTCGGGGTTCACGGGACCGTAAGCATCCTCCGGCGCGAGGGTGAAGGTCTTCTCCTCGCCCACTTTCATGCCCAGGACGGCCTCCTCGAAACCCGGCAGCATCTCGTTGTTGCCGAGGGAGAAGGTCAGGGGGCCGCGCTCCTTGGAGCTGTCGACGACCTCTCCCTCCACGGTTACCGTGTATTCCACGGAGACGGTGTCTCCGTTCTTGGCGGTCTGGTTCTTCGCGTCCTCGGCCTTCTCCTCTCCCAGGGCGGGGGAGGCGAGCAAGGCTGCAAAGAGAACACAGAGGGTGACACGAAGGAAATTTCTTTTCATTAATAACTCCTTTCGCAGGCTTTCGCGGCAGGGGGCGCTTCGAAAGGAAGGCGATTCCCCATCCTCTAGTAAAGCACAAATGCCGGAGAAATGATAGGGGAGCGGTCACTGAATGA is drawn from Nitrospirota bacterium and contains these coding sequences:
- a CDS encoding peptidylprolyl isomerase, with amino-acid sequence MKRNFLRVTLCVLFAALLASPALGEEKAEDAKNQTAKNGDTVSVEYTVTVEGEVVDSSKERGPLTFSLGNNEMLPGFEEAVLGMKVGEEKTFTLAPEDAYGPVNPEARVEVPRENLGDLEPEVGMRLMVHTKTGETRPVTVAEVGENTVTLDLNHPLAGKSVTFTVKLVSIK
- a CDS encoding methyltransferase domain-containing protein — translated: MKLLKRILGVSKPPDPEQIRTAIRKKYAEVSRSAKGKFKYPTGREGARALGYDPALLAEMPGGMVESFCGVGNPFTLGPIHPGERVLDVGCGAGFDLFVAARMVGPEGGVSGVDLTAEMVEQARANLEQRDVSHGEVRQGSAEDIPYADATFDVVISNGVLNLSPQKEKSFREIHRVLKPGGRLQFADMVLRGDLPRKVAGNLDAWSD
- a CDS encoding ARMT1-like domain-containing protein, whose protein sequence is MRGFLDGKEMTVQPECRRCFLRQTERALDMAGADPGVREQVAGDVLAVLGTADMGKSPAHATTLMHRRIRQRLGRDPFREVKARSTRAALELYPRLRETVRSSPDPL